GCCTCGGTCGGCTGGGCCGTGTTCGCCGCGGGGGCAGGGCTGGCCGGGTGGGCGGCGGGACGGTTCGGGGTGGCCCGCACGGCGCTGGCCGCACGCGTGCTCAACGGGCTCGGCGCGGTGTGGATGGGTCTGGTGGCCGGACCGGCCGCGCTCGTGTCGGCCTACCTGGTGACCTACGGCCTGCACGGGTCGGGCGGGCCGGTCTACGAGGCGCTGCTGCACCGCGAGGCCACCGCGGGCAACCGGGCGACGGTGCTGTCGATGGCCTCGATGCTGGGCTTCGCGTCGTTCGCGGTGGCCTCGCCCGCGCTCGGGTGGACGGCCGAGGGCGTGTCCACGCCCGTGGCGATGATGATCGGCGGCGCGTTCTCGGTGCTCGGGGCGTTCTGCTTCCTGCCCGCGTGGCGGCGCGAGAAGCAGCTGCGGCTGAGCGGGACGGTCGCCGCCCGGGTGTAGGCGGCCGGGCGGCTGCCCCCAGGGTGGCGCCGGGCCGGGTTGTGCACAGGCTGCTCGCTGACCCGGTCTGCCCGCGGGTGGCCACGGCCAGGGTGGCCGCATGGCAGCTTCCTCCACACCGCTCGTCGCCGTCGTCGGAGCCTCCGGCGGGATCGGCACCTCCTGCGTCGCCGCCGCGCTCGCCCACGGGCTGCGCCGGGCCACCGGGCGCGGCGTGCTCGTCGACCTCGACGCCGGCGGATCCGGGATCGACGTGCTGCTCGGCATCGAGGACGAGCCCGGCGCCCGCTGGCCCGCGCTCGCCGACGCGCGCGGCGACGTCGACGGCCGCGGCCTGCTCGCCTCGCTGCCCCGGTGGGGCAGCGTGCCCGTGCTGTCCGGGTTGCGGAACGTTCCGTCGGCGCCCGACGACGACGTCGTGCTCGACGTGTGCGCGGCACTGCTGCGGGCCGGGGAGGCGGTCGTGGCGGACCTGCCCCGGCCCGGGGCGTGGACCCCGGCGGTGCGGGCTCTGGTCACCGGGGCCGAGGACATCCTCGTGGTGGCGGCCGCGACCTTGCCCGGTGCGGCCGGGGCCGTCGCGGTGGCACGGACCCTCGCCGGCGTCGCCGAGGGGCGGGTGCGGCTCGTCGTGCATCGGACACAGCCCGGCGGACCGCCCGCCGACGACCTGGAGACGCTGACCGGGCTGGAGGTGGTCGCCCAGGTCGGCCGCGACCGGGGCCTGGCCGCGGCGATCGAGCGCGGCGAAGGGCCACGGGTCGGGCGCGGCACACGCCTGGCACGCCTGGCGGAGGAGCTCGTCGCGGCGACCGGCGCCGACCGGGCGACCGGGCCGCGAGGTGTCGGCGCGGTCCAGTCCGGCGTCGTGGGTGACGGCG
The Xylanimonas cellulosilytica DSM 15894 DNA segment above includes these coding regions:
- a CDS encoding pilus assembly protein FlpE, which produces MAASSTPLVAVVGASGGIGTSCVAAALAHGLRRATGRGVLVDLDAGGSGIDVLLGIEDEPGARWPALADARGDVDGRGLLASLPRWGSVPVLSGLRNVPSAPDDDVVLDVCAALLRAGEAVVADLPRPGAWTPAVRALVTGAEDILVVAAATLPGAAGAVAVARTLAGVAEGRVRLVVHRTQPGGPPADDLETLTGLEVVAQVGRDRGLAAAIERGEGPRVGRGTRLARLAEELVAATGADRATGPRGVGAVQSGVVGDGVLRSAR